The Fulvivirga maritima genome segment CTAAGAAAGTAGAAGAGATCTTTGACATGAGACCTTATGCCATAGAAACAAGACTTAAGCTCCGTAACCCTATTTACTCAGAAACGGCTGCTTATGGCCACATGGGTCGTGAAAACAAAGTAGTTACAAAAACCTTTGTAGCTGCTAATGGTACAGAAATCACAAAAGAAGTAGAGTTGTTCCCTTGGGAAAAACTAGACTTTGTAGATAAAGTAAAAGAAGCATTTGGCCTTTAATGGTCAAATGTCTTTTCCCTTTTTAAATCCTCAATGTTATCTCCACCCAGCACAGCTCTGGTTTGTGGTAAGCATTGAGGATAATTTTTTTGTATAAAATCTATCATATGCTCCCTCACATGACACCTTAGATCAAAAGCCGTAGGGGAGTTTTTAGCAGTCATTAGCAACCTTACGGTCATAGTGCGTTCACTGGTATCTGTAATCTGAAAAGCTTTGGCATCTTTATCCCAAAGATCCGTTCCGGCCAGCACTTCTTCAAAATGTTTTCTTAAAGGATCCAATGGCAAGGTATAGTCAACATATAAAAATACTGTTCCTAAAATCTGTGCTGTAGTTCGTGTCCAGTTTTGAAAGGGTGTTTCCGTAAAATAAGTAATAGGCAATACTAATCTTCGCATATCCCAAATACGCACCACCACATAAGTAAGATTAATTTCCTCTATCCAGCCCCACTCGTTTTCAAGCACCACGGCATCATCTATTTTTATAGGCTGAGTAAAGGCAATCTGTATACCGGCAAATAAATTAGCAAGTGTTTTTTGTAAGGCAAAACCGATGATAATACCAGCCACCCCTGCACCAGTAAGAATAGTGGCTCCATATTTTCTAACGCTATCAAAGCTGAGTAAAATTACTGCTACCGCTATTACCGCCACCACCACCATAGCCATTTTTTTTACGTAAATAATCTGAGTTCTGGCTTTCCTGGCTTTTAGGTTATCCGCTTTAGACATGTCATATTTGGCAA includes the following:
- a CDS encoding mechanosensitive ion channel family protein, whose protein sequence is MDLKTLMEAHPIISAICIFILAFLFTLIGRSIMFKVLKHYTRTQDRILFGSLKRRLQGSLFLFFPCIVLHIAIGYLYLDPQYVGITKKILEVVIIISIAIILIRLIGVVEDVLFAKYDMSKADNLKARKARTQIIYVKKMAMVVVAVIAVAVILLSFDSVRKYGATILTGAGVAGIIIGFALQKTLANLFAGIQIAFTQPIKIDDAVVLENEWGWIEEINLTYVVVRIWDMRRLVLPITYFTETPFQNWTRTTAQILGTVFLYVDYTLPLDPLRKHFEEVLAGTDLWDKDAKAFQITDTSERTMTVRLLMTAKNSPTAFDLRCHVREHMIDFIQKNYPQCLPQTRAVLGGDNIEDLKREKTFDH